CTGTACCCTAATCCGGCTACAGAGGTAGTACGCCTGCCAACCATGCCCGGCGGAACCCACATCCAGTTTATCGACCGGCTGGGTCGGGTGGCCCGGGAAACTACCGTATCGGCAGCGGCCCAGGTTTCGGTGCGGGGCCTGGCGCCGGGCCTTTACACGCTGCGCGCCACGGATGTCGAAGGCCGGCAGTTCGCGGGCCGGGTGGCGGTCGAGTAAGGGACCTGCCGGAGGAACACTACCCACAGTGCTCCCCGGCAATAGTAACCAACTGGCAAGGGCCGCTCCGGATTCCGGGGCGGCCCTTGCTGCTTTATGGGAAGCAGGCGCTTGCCTACTGCTTAGCAGCTATTTACGCTGCCTCTTCTGGTCGCCGGGCCGCTGTAGAGACACCTACTTGGGTCTCAATCGGTGTTTAGCTTAAGGGTATGAGGCCGTCATGGCCCGGCCAGCAGTCAGCAGATGCAGCATAAAGAGTAGCTGCCCGAAGGCTCGGCGCACTTACTGCGCGGCGGCTTCGGGAGTAGCCGGCTGCTGGGCAAAGGCAGGGTCCATGTATAGCACATTCCAGAGGTGGCCGTCGAGGTCCTGGAAGTTACGGTCGTACATGAATTCCATTTCATTTTGCGGCTGCTGCGGCACCGGCTGTCCCCCGGCGGCCAGGGCCGCTTCGGCGAGGCGGTCCACCTCGGCGCGGCTGTCGACCGCCAGACAGAGAATAACTTCTTTGGCCTGGTGAGCCTTGACCAGCGGCTGGGCAGTGAACGTCTGGAAAAACGGCTCCACCAGCAGCATCACGCAGATAGTATCGCTGACGACCATACAGGTGCCCTCTTCGTTGGTCATCTGCGGATTGAAGCTAAACCCGAGTTGGGTAAAGAAAGCCACCGAAGCGTTCAGGTCCTTAACGGGCAGGTTGACAAAAATATTAGCTACCATGTGAGTATTGGTTAAGTGGATATAAGGCAAAAATACCAAGTAAATCACCCCCAACAGGCGGCAGAATGCGACAACTTGCGGGGTATTTGCGACAAGTTTTTTAGCAATGCAGAGCGCGCCCTTTTGCTTGCGGGCTGCTACGACCAACCCAGCCTGGGTGCTCGCCTCCGGACCAACAGTTGGCTTCACCCTCGCAAAAACGCCCCTCTTGAACTGGTAGCACACCTGTTTACCGCTGACCTTGCCACTAGCCCAGACCACGGGAATCAGTAGTACCCGAGCGCGCGTCGTAAGTGACGAGGTGCACGGGCCGCTCGGGCCAGTCGACAACAGAGAAGAAGTCGGAGCCAACGCCCCTGGTGTTTTTCAGCCCCGGCTGGGCGCAAAAGTGGGCAATCGGGGCTGGCAAGCGCTGCCACGGCACTGTACATAAGGCCCCGGGCAGGGCACCCCGCAGGTGGCCGGGATATTTTTTTCTTTTCGGCGTGGGGGTACGGGCCGGGTTGGGGCTCTTATAGACGAAACGTTTCAAACCGGACGGCTGTACGCGGCAGCCCTCCTTTCAGCCGGCCCAGCTTTTCCACTGCCTAACGTCTGCCCGGTGCTGCCGGTGCAGGCAACTCCCGGCAGGGTGGTTTGGCAGCGGCATTTCCCTTACCAACGGCTCGGCAGCGGGCTTCCACTTCTTGTCTTTTCTCCGATGAAACTTGCATCCTTACTCTTTACTTCCGGCCTGCTCTATCTGGGCTCGGCCCTCCAGCTTCACGCCCAAACGCAGGCGGCGGCCAGTGTGGCCCCTGCGGCCTCCGCTGCCGCCCCAGCTTCTGAGCGGGAGCACCAGGCGTTTCAGTTCAGCGTGGTTCCTCCCCTGGGCACCAATGGCCTGGCCAGCGGCCGTACCATTAATACCGTGTCCTTGAACTTTCTGGTCGGTTATGCGGCCGGGGTGCAGGGCCTGGAACTCGGAACCCTGCTCAACGTGGATCGAGACGCCGTGCAAGGCGTGCAGGCCGCGGGCCTGGCCAACGTGGTAGGAGGTCCGGTGCGGGGCACCCAGCTGGCGGGCCTGAGCAATGTGGTGACCGGCGGTGGGCAGGGCCTGCAAATGGCGGGCCTGGCCAATGTGGCGGTTGGGCCCGTGGAGGGCGCTCAGCTGGCCGGCATGGTCAACTACCAGGGCGGAGCTGCCCAAACCCGCACCGTGCAACTGGCGGGCCTGGCCAACGTCGTGCCCGGCACTGTGCGGGGCACCCAGGTAGCGGGCCTGCTCAACGTCGCCAAGCACGTGCGGGGGCTACAGCTGGCCCCGTTTAACATTGCCGATTCGGTATCGGGAGCCAGCATCGGGGTGCTAAGCCTGGTGCGCCACGGCTACCACCGCGCCGAGGTCTGGACCAGCGACGCGCTGCCGGCCAATGCGGCCCTCAAATTGGGCGGCTCGCGCAAGTTCTACAACATCCTGTCCGTGGGCGTGCAGCCCGGCAGCTCTTTCCGCTGGGGCTTTGGCTACGGCGTGGGCAGCGAGCTGGAGCTCTCCAGCCGCCTGACGCTAAGCGTGGATGCACTGGCTACCCAGGTCAACGAGAAGAAAGGCTGGACCGACGAACTAAACCTGCTGAACCAGCTCCGCCCCCTGTTCGGCTGGCGCTTGTCGGCAGGCGGCCGGACTACCCTACTGCTGGGCCCCACGCTCAACGTCATGGTTTCCCGCTACCAAGCACCAGAAAAGGCGGGCTACGGCTCACGCCTGGCCGGTAAGCACTTGGAGCTGTTCAACGAAACCCACGGCCGCACCAATACCCGCGCCTGGGTGGGCGCCCAGGCGGGCATCCGCTTTTAAGTTTCTGCCTGAGCCCGGTAAGCAACCCGGCCTACCCCAGCCAGCCCCCTCCCGCAGCTACCACGCCCGAGAGGGGGCTGGCTGGCTTTTGAACAAGTGAATAC
Above is a genomic segment from Hymenobacter cellulosivorans containing:
- a CDS encoding VOC family protein; the protein is MVANIFVNLPVKDLNASVAFFTQLGFSFNPQMTNEEGTCMVVSDTICVMLLVEPFFQTFTAQPLVKAHQAKEVILCLAVDSRAEVDRLAEAALAAGGQPVPQQPQNEMEFMYDRNFQDLDGHLWNVLYMDPAFAQQPATPEAAAQ